In a single window of the Eshraghiella crossota genome:
- a CDS encoding ATP-binding cassette domain-containing protein: MYKIKIEDGSIKIKNKYILENINLEFESGKTYGLYGRNGSGKTVLMKSIIGLMKLTEGKVICNDKIIGKDSDFIPDAGILIEEPTFYGQYSAVTNLKLLAGIRKNIPVSEIKKDIEAVGLDPEDSKKVSKFSLGMQKRLGIAQAIMEDPGILILDEATSALDEDGVKWFRSFMLEQKKKNKLIIISSHIREDIELLCDEVISLEHGRVVGHKTY, encoded by the coding sequence ATGTACAAAATAAAAATAGAAGATGGTTCCATCAAAATAAAAAATAAATACATTCTGGAAAATATAAATCTTGAGTTTGAAAGTGGAAAGACATATGGACTATATGGACGTAACGGTTCGGGTAAAACAGTGCTGATGAAAAGCATTATAGGACTTATGAAACTTACAGAAGGAAAAGTAATATGCAATGATAAAATAATCGGTAAAGACAGTGATTTTATACCCGATGCAGGCATACTTATTGAAGAACCTACATTTTACGGACAATACTCTGCGGTTACCAACCTGAAACTGCTTGCAGGAATACGTAAAAATATACCTGTATCCGAAATTAAGAAGGATATAGAGGCTGTAGGACTGGATCCTGAGGATTCCAAAAAAGTAAGTAAATTTAGTCTTGGCATGCAGAAAAGACTGGGAATTGCCCAGGCTATAATGGAAGACCCGGGAATACTTATTCTTGACGAAGCTACAAGCGCTCTTGATGAAGATGGTGTAAAATGGTTCAGAAGTTTTATGCTTGAACAAAAGAAAAAAAATAAACTGATTATCATATCATCCCATATAAGGGAAGATATAGAACTCCTTTGCGATGAAGTGATTTCTCTCGAACACGGCAGAGTTGTAGGACACAAAACTTATTGA
- a CDS encoding type II toxin-antitoxin system RelE/ParE family toxin has translation MKYEVIRTDIADEGIRKIILYVAQNFGNTVALEKLNQIEKQILELGEETYIGTEPRYRVLKRQGYRVLVLEKDLFFYKIDEENKKVVIYAVVDGRQDYLNIIRGL, from the coding sequence ATGAAGTATGAAGTAATAAGAACCGATATAGCCGATGAGGGCATCAGAAAAATAATATTGTATGTTGCCCAGAATTTTGGAAATACAGTTGCATTGGAGAAACTTAATCAGATTGAAAAACAGATTCTTGAATTGGGAGAAGAGACATACATTGGAACAGAACCCAGATACCGTGTTCTTAAGAGACAAGGATATAGAGTGCTTGTTTTGGAAAAAGACTTGTTTTTTTACAAAATTGATGAAGAAAATAAAAAAGTAGTTATATATGCGGTTGTAGATGGACGTCAGGATTATCTGAATATTATACGTGGCTTATAG
- a CDS encoding type II toxin-antitoxin system Phd/YefM family antitoxin produces the protein MMTLKESIRPSADLRNHYAEISKQCKEYKEAVIITVNGRGDTVVLSYEEYKNMKARIELLEVLAEAEDDAKNGRVAPISETFDDLRKMLQEE, from the coding sequence ATGATGACATTAAAAGAATCAATAAGACCGTCTGCTGATTTACGAAATCATTATGCTGAAATATCAAAGCAGTGTAAGGAATATAAAGAAGCAGTAATTATTACAGTAAACGGCAGAGGTGATACGGTTGTACTTTCATATGAAGAATATAAAAATATGAAAGCGAGAATAGAACTCTTAGAGGTATTAGCCGAAGCAGAAGATGATGCAAAAAATGGCAGAGTTGCTCCGATATCTGAGACATTCGATGATTTGAGAAAAATGCTTCAGGAGGAGTGA
- a CDS encoding Fic family protein, which yields MIKVTLTNEILRYITEIEQNRYKVSSVKLSKTVMNKLRKNSKKKSSYASNKIEGNPLSEKQVDEVIESDGRKHYLKPEQEVRNYFLALNYLEEKVSKKEKLSMKLILDVQKLVEKGASKEKIGLRGPMPPGVLFAVYDSKTGNPDYIPPEYCDIPGLLNELVEYVNTTDDHPLIVAAVVHYQLVTIHPFEDGNGRTARLLSGYIMDLNGYGFNGIGSLEEYFAYDIDEYYESIQMGLPALYYSGRDNPPHPEIWINYFLRMVKLYSGKVCDLQLASEEEDITGSLSFLKGKEKELLQFLIKNYKGEFTPIEVSRKLSVTNKTIINRLMVLVKNGFVVPILVNKRIRFYELSEFTRDHEKEIMKAIG from the coding sequence ATGATAAAAGTGACTTTAACGAATGAAATTTTAAGATATATAACAGAGATTGAACAGAACAGATATAAAGTATCATCGGTAAAGCTGTCCAAAACTGTCATGAATAAGCTTCGCAAAAATTCGAAGAAAAAAAGTTCTTATGCTTCGAATAAAATTGAAGGTAATCCATTGTCAGAAAAACAGGTGGATGAAGTAATAGAAAGCGACGGAAGAAAACATTATCTGAAACCGGAGCAGGAGGTACGGAATTATTTTCTGGCACTGAATTATCTTGAAGAAAAGGTAAGTAAAAAAGAGAAATTATCCATGAAACTTATTTTAGATGTACAGAAATTGGTAGAAAAGGGGGCTTCCAAGGAGAAAATCGGACTCAGAGGACCTATGCCACCGGGAGTGTTATTTGCGGTATATGATTCTAAGACAGGAAACCCTGATTATATTCCGCCGGAATATTGCGACATTCCGGGACTTTTGAATGAGTTGGTGGAGTATGTAAATACAACCGATGACCACCCTCTGATTGTAGCAGCAGTTGTACACTATCAATTAGTGACAATACACCCGTTTGAAGATGGAAATGGCAGAACTGCAAGACTGTTATCCGGTTATATTATGGACTTGAATGGATACGGCTTTAATGGAATCGGTTCATTGGAAGAATATTTTGCTTATGATATTGATGAATATTATGAATCCATTCAGATGGGACTCCCTGCGCTGTACTATTCTGGCAGAGATAACCCGCCACATCCGGAGATCTGGATCAACTATTTCCTCAGAATGGTGAAATTGTATTCCGGAAAAGTCTGTGATTTGCAGTTGGCTTCTGAAGAGGAAGATATTACCGGAAGTCTGTCGTTTTTGAAAGGAAAAGAAAAAGAGCTATTGCAATTTCTGATAAAAAACTATAAAGGAGAGTTTACTCCGATTGAAGTCAGCAGGAAATTGTCGGTAACAAATAAAACGATTATTAACAGACTGATGGTTTTGGTAAAAAATGGATTTGTGGTTCCTATATTAGTCAATAAGAGAATTCGATTCTATGAATTAAGTGAATTTACCAGAGATCATGAAAAAGAGATTATGAAAGCTATCGGTTAA
- a CDS encoding GNAT family N-acetyltransferase, with protein sequence MDDIEFVRCSGINEDFIMNCQLLDMDLNRRVGRVIKRDKYKQYNQLDEIKEAIVVYVDGKAAGAGAIREYHYGDIDDATELKRVFVRDEFQGKGIGTKLVLELIEWAKELGYKRLILETGELLQESCHVYRKVGFEKIDNYGPYISMPESLCMMKEL encoded by the coding sequence ATGGATGATATAGAATTTGTTAGATGTTCTGGCATAAATGAAGACTTTATTATGAACTGTCAGTTACTAGATATGGATTTAAATAGGCGAGTAGGAAGGGTAATTAAGAGAGACAAGTACAAACAGTACAACCAACTTGATGAAATTAAAGAGGCTATAGTTGTATATGTTGATGGCAAAGCCGCTGGTGCAGGAGCAATTAGAGAATATCATTATGGTGATATCGATGATGCAACCGAATTGAAAAGAGTATTTGTCAGAGATGAGTTTCAGGGGAAAGGAATAGGAACCAAGCTGGTTCTTGAATTGATTGAGTGGGCAAAAGAGCTGGGATACAAGAGGTTGATTCTTGAAACTGGAGAACTGCTACAAGAATCATGTCATGTATATCGGAAAGTAGGATTTGAAAAAATAGATAATTATGGTCCTTACATTTCGATGCCAGAATCATTGTGTATGATGAAAGAATTGTAG
- a CDS encoding class I SAM-dependent rRNA methyltransferase: protein MADVYIKKGEGRSFKSGGMWFYDNEIDRIEGKFENGDIIDVLDFDGYYLGRGFINTNSKITIRILTRHKDVNIDREFIKKRVKDAVKYRLDTVDTSSCRLIFGEADYLPGIVIDKFSDILVVESLALGIDRLKADIIECLKEELASHGMNIRGVYERSDAKVRLNEGMERVKGFIGEPFDTKVEIVENGVKYMVNVADGQKTGFFLDQKYNRAAVGRLCKGAKVLDCFTHTGSFALNAATSGAESVLGVDASELGVEQAKENAILNNVQDKTEFICRDVFELLPELVEKGEQYDVVILDPPAFTKSRNSVKNATKGYREINIKGMKLVKDGGYLATCSCSHFMTQELFTKTIGEAARSAHKRLRQVEFRTQSPDHPILWAADESYYLKFYIFQVVDEK, encoded by the coding sequence ATGGCAGATGTATATATTAAAAAAGGCGAAGGCCGTTCATTTAAGTCCGGCGGAATGTGGTTTTACGATAATGAAATCGACAGAATAGAGGGAAAATTTGAAAACGGAGATATTATCGATGTACTGGATTTTGACGGATATTATCTGGGACGCGGTTTTATCAATACCAATTCAAAAATAACAATAAGAATCCTTACCCGTCATAAGGACGTAAACATAGACCGTGAATTTATAAAAAAGAGAGTAAAAGATGCCGTAAAATACAGACTTGACACGGTGGATACTTCATCCTGCCGTCTTATCTTCGGTGAAGCGGACTATCTTCCGGGAATCGTTATTGATAAATTTTCGGATATCCTTGTAGTCGAATCCCTTGCCCTCGGAATTGACAGGCTTAAGGCGGATATTATCGAATGTCTGAAAGAAGAGCTTGCAAGCCACGGCATGAATATCCGTGGTGTGTATGAGAGAAGTGATGCCAAGGTAAGACTTAATGAAGGTATGGAAAGGGTTAAAGGTTTTATCGGGGAACCGTTTGATACCAAAGTGGAGATTGTTGAAAATGGCGTAAAATATATGGTTAATGTGGCTGATGGACAGAAAACAGGCTTTTTCCTTGACCAGAAATATAACAGGGCTGCAGTGGGAAGATTGTGTAAAGGTGCCAAAGTGCTTGACTGCTTTACACATACAGGTTCTTTTGCACTTAATGCGGCTACATCAGGAGCCGAAAGCGTCCTCGGTGTGGATGCATCGGAGCTTGGAGTTGAGCAGGCAAAAGAAAATGCCATTCTTAACAATGTTCAGGACAAAACAGAATTTATATGCAGGGATGTATTTGAACTTCTTCCTGAACTGGTGGAAAAAGGTGAGCAGTATGATGTAGTTATTCTTGACCCTCCTGCATTTACCAAATCCCGCAATTCCGTAAAAAATGCCACCAAAGGATACAGGGAGATTAATATTAAAGGCATGAAGCTTGTTAAAGACGGCGGGTACCTTGCTACCTGTTCATGTTCACATTTTATGACACAGGAATTGTTTACCAAGACAATCGGAGAAGCTGCAAGAAGCGCACATAAGAGGCTTAGACAGGTGGAATTCAGAACCCAGTCACCGGACCATCCTATACTCTGGGCGGCGGATGAAAGCTATTATCTGAAGTTCTATATTTTCCAGGTTGTTGATGAAAAGTAA
- a CDS encoding putative ABC transporter permease, translating to MIKKYMMCGLTGWCMEVFWTGLGSAIKKDKKLTSNTSIWMFPIYATAIIIEPIGTRMKNRHCAVMQRGFVYAMCIFITEFLTGSLLKKNGCCPWDYSKAKLNIKGVIRLDYFPVWFIAGLFYENILCKDEKK from the coding sequence ATGATTAAAAAATATATGATGTGCGGCCTGACCGGATGGTGTATGGAAGTGTTCTGGACCGGTCTTGGTTCTGCCATAAAAAAAGACAAGAAACTTACCAGCAACACTTCTATATGGATGTTTCCGATTTATGCGACGGCAATCATCATTGAGCCAATCGGTACAAGAATGAAAAACAGGCATTGCGCCGTGATGCAACGTGGTTTTGTATATGCAATGTGTATTTTCATTACCGAATTTCTGACAGGAAGTCTGTTGAAAAAAAATGGTTGCTGTCCATGGGACTATTCAAAAGCCAAACTTAATATCAAAGGCGTTATAAGACTTGATTACTTTCCTGTATGGTTTATCGCCGGACTTTTTTACGAAAACATTCTCTGTAAAGATGAAAAAAAGTAA
- the glyA gene encoding serine hydroxymethyltransferase yields the protein MYSFDEVKEFDPEVAEAIKLEVGRQNDHIELIASENFVSKAVMAAMGSWLTNKYAEGYPGKRYYGGCQYVDIVENLAIERAKKLFGCDYVNVQPHSGAQANMAVFFAILNPGDTYMGMSLAHGGHLSHGSPVNMSGKYFNCVPYGVNDEGFIDYDEVLRIAKECRPKMILAGASAYARTIDFKKFREIADEVGAVLMVDMAHIAGLVAGGQHMSPIPYADVVTTTTHKTLRGPRGGMILCNQEAADKYNFNKAIFPGIQGGPLMHVIAGKAICFKEALEPEFKTYAKNIIDNAKALADGLLNRGFNLVSGGTDNHLMLVDLRSKGVTGKATEKLLDTVNITCNKNAIPNDPEKPFTTSGIRLGTAAVTTRGFNTEDMDKVAEAIALAVTDDDVKKAEAMAIVKALTDSNPLY from the coding sequence ATGTATTCATTTGATGAAGTAAAAGAATTTGATCCTGAAGTTGCCGAGGCTATTAAGCTTGAAGTGGGAAGACAGAATGACCATATAGAGCTTATTGCATCAGAAAATTTTGTCAGCAAGGCTGTAATGGCAGCAATGGGAAGCTGGCTTACCAACAAATATGCCGAAGGTTATCCCGGAAAAAGATACTACGGCGGATGCCAGTATGTTGATATTGTTGAGAACCTTGCCATTGAAAGAGCAAAGAAGCTTTTCGGATGTGATTATGTAAACGTACAGCCTCATTCAGGAGCACAGGCTAATATGGCAGTATTCTTTGCCATCCTCAATCCCGGTGACACATACATGGGAATGAGCCTTGCACACGGCGGACATTTATCACATGGTTCACCTGTAAATATGTCAGGAAAATATTTTAACTGCGTGCCTTACGGCGTTAATGACGAGGGCTTCATTGATTATGATGAGGTATTAAGAATTGCCAAAGAATGCAGACCTAAGATGATTCTTGCCGGAGCAAGTGCTTATGCAAGAACAATAGATTTCAAGAAATTCAGGGAAATAGCCGATGAAGTCGGAGCTGTTCTTATGGTAGATATGGCACATATTGCAGGTCTTGTTGCAGGCGGACAGCATATGAGCCCAATTCCTTATGCAGATGTTGTTACAACAACAACACACAAGACGCTCAGAGGACCAAGAGGCGGTATGATTCTCTGCAATCAGGAAGCAGCAGACAAGTATAACTTTAATAAAGCAATTTTCCCGGGAATCCAGGGCGGTCCTTTAATGCATGTAATTGCAGGTAAGGCAATATGCTTTAAAGAAGCTCTTGAACCTGAATTTAAGACTTATGCCAAAAACATTATTGACAATGCCAAGGCACTTGCAGATGGTCTTTTAAACAGAGGCTTTAATCTTGTATCAGGAGGAACGGATAACCACCTTATGCTTGTAGATTTAAGAAGCAAGGGTGTTACAGGTAAAGCAACAGAAAAACTTCTTGATACAGTTAATATTACATGTAATAAGAATGCAATTCCAAATGATCCTGAAAAGCCATTTACAACAAGCGGTATCAGACTTGGTACAGCAGCAGTTACTACAAGAGGCTTTAATACAGAGGATATGGATAAAGTTGCTGAAGCAATCGCTCTTGCAGTAACGGATGATGATGTTAAGAAAGCAGAGGCAATGGCTATTGTTAAAGCATTAACAGACTCTAATCCACTCTATTAA